The DNA region AAAATACTTTTCACAAATATCTCTTTGAGTTAATGAATCATCAGAAAGATATTCTTTAACGACGGACAACTTAAATTCTGGTTCATAATTAGTTCGTTTTCTCATTAAAAAACACCCCTTTCTTTTTTTCAATTTTATGATATCACTTTCTTATTTTTTGTCCAAATCTTGTAAGGGGTGAATACGAAGGCAAATATTCGATGAAAAAGTAAAAGAATTAATATGGCACAACGCAGCAGGACAACCAGGATTAACCAATGGACTTGCATATGATTTAGTAATGAAAAAAGCAAAAGGAGAAAAAATAATAACAGAAAAACATTTTGAAAAAACATTATATGATTATATGAGAGTATATATAGACAAAAACATATCAAATATAATAAACAAAGCGAAAAAAGAAAAAGAATTAATGATGAAAATATTATTTGAACCAGAAAGCATTGAATTTGATATAAGCGATGATAGAATCAAGTTTTTATATTTAAATGGGGTAATAGATGACTGTGACGGAAAATGTTGTGTAAAAGTACCGTTATATTATAAAAAATTATACAATCATTTCAAACCACAAACTAATGGAGAAAGAAATAAAATGCTAAAATTTGAAGAAGATTTAAATAAATATATAGATGAGAATAAAAATTTAAAACTAAATGAACTGCTAAAAAGATATACAGAATACATAAAAAGTAGAGGAGCAGTAATGTTCAAAGGCAGAAACTATTATGAAGGGGTGTATCAATATAATCTTGACCAATTTTTAAGTGCATACATAGAATTACTTGGAGGAAAAGTATATCCAGAAACGCAAATAGGCGGAGGAAGAATAGATTTAATGGTAATGTATAACAGAAAAGAATATTTAATAGAAATAAAAGCGAACATAATAAAATATGAATACGAAATATCCAAAAGACAAATAAAAGAATATATAAAAAGAAAAGGGCTAAAAGAAGAATGGTTAATAATATATTCAAATACAATAAAAGATTTTGAATATAATTTAGAAGAAGAAAATGGGATAAAATTACATATTTGGTTTATAAAAACTAATTTTGAAAATCCATCAAAAATGGGGAACTATCTCAATAGAGGAAAAAGGTTATAAGCCAGCATTAGTATACGATTGTATATATCCATTATATGCAATTAGCGATCCATTAACTACCGTTACATTACCTGAAAGCCAAACAACATTTACATCCATCGATGCTATAAATCATGTTACAGAAGCAGCAACAACATTGGTAGCAAATCCTTATACGATATTATTAGCAAAAGAGACAATAAGATTAATCACAAAATATTTACCAGAAGCTAAAGCGGATCCACTTTATTACCTGCTGTAGTAAAAGCAATTTATCCTATAAAACCTGAAGTATTAGCGGAAATATTCGAACCTATTGTTCCATGACTAAAAGGAATACCTGGAGAAGCAGAAATAATAGCAAAAGGTATAGAAAAATGGCTATTAAGTGTAGGAGTGACTAAAAAATTATCAGATGAAGGTTATACAATTGATGATATTGAAAGGTTAATTGATTTAGCATTTAATACGCTGTCATTGGATATTTTGTTATCAATGGTACCTATAAAAGCAACTAAGGAAATTGTAAAACAAATTTATCTTGATTCAATGAATCTATTGAATAAGTAACCACTTCTTCCTTTGTAATACGGCTCCCATTGGAGCCGTTTTTTGTTTTAATATAATTCAATATCGAAAATGATTGATGAAAAAATTAATTCTCTGTTAGTATACGCAGGATATGGAATAATATTATTATCTCTACATTTATATTATACTATTATTAAGAAAAAATGAAAAATAAAAAAATAATAGATAATTTAGTATATTTGATATTTATCTATTATAATTCAAGATGATTATTATAGAGAGAAATTGTTTTAACATTTTTTTTGTGAGATAATAACCTATAAGTAACCTTGTTAAGTGAATAAAAACAATAAAAAATTAGAATATTAATTCTAATTAAATTTCTTTATAACTGAATTTTGTGTAAGGGGGGAGAAAAATGGCAGATGAAGAA from Marinitoga sp. 1197 includes:
- a CDS encoding PD-(D/E)XK nuclease domain-containing protein, with the translated sequence MKKAKGEKIITEKHFEKTLYDYMRVYIDKNISNIINKAKKEKELMMKILFEPESIEFDISDDRIKFLYLNGVIDDCDGKCCVKVPLYYKKLYNHFKPQTNGERNKMLKFEEDLNKYIDENKNLKLNELLKRYTEYIKSRGAVMFKGRNYYEGVYQYNLDQFLSAYIELLGGKVYPETQIGGGRIDLMVMYNRKEYLIEIKANIIKYEYEISKRQIKEYIKRKGLKEEWLIIYSNTIKDFEYNLEEENGIKLHIWFIKTNFENPSKMGNYLNRGKRL